In the genome of Pseudomonas bubulae, one region contains:
- a CDS encoding ABC transporter substrate-binding protein has protein sequence MRLAAVPFLLTFCLSPLVHAATLSVCTEASPEGFDVVQYNSLSTTNASADVLMNRLLDFDAKAAKLVPSLAQSWSVSPEGLVYDFKLRPGIKFHSTPYFSPSRELNADDVRFSFERMLDPANPWHKVAQSGFPHAQSLQLPELIKKIETPDPLTVRFTLSRPDSTFLPALSMGFASIYSAEYADKLMKAGTPELMNSQPIGTGPFVFNRFQKDAVVRYKANPDYFAGKPAVDGLIFAITPDANVRLQKLRRNECQIALSPKPLDVAAAAKDPALAVAQTPAFMTAFVAINSQHPPLDKPEVRQAINLAFDKDTYLKAVFENSAQAANGIYPATTWSYAKDLPGYAHNPQKARELLARAGLKNGFKTTIWTRPTGSVLNPNPSLGAQLLQADLAKVGVQADIRVIEWGELIRRAKAGEHDLLFMGWAGDNGDPDNFLTPQFSCAAVKSGTNFARYCDKALDGLISQGKTLTDQDKRSALYQKAQAQIQQQALWLPLAHPTAYALTRKDVQGYQVSPFGRQDFSTVSVKP, from the coding sequence ATGCGCCTCGCTGCCGTCCCCTTTTTGCTCACCTTTTGCCTGAGCCCGCTCGTACACGCGGCCACCTTGAGCGTTTGCACCGAGGCCAGCCCTGAAGGGTTCGACGTTGTGCAGTACAACTCGCTCAGTACCACCAATGCCTCGGCAGACGTGCTGATGAACCGCCTGCTGGACTTTGACGCTAAAGCCGCGAAGCTGGTGCCTTCACTGGCGCAAAGCTGGTCAGTGTCCCCTGAAGGTCTTGTGTACGATTTCAAGCTGCGCCCCGGGATCAAGTTCCACAGCACGCCTTATTTTTCCCCAAGCCGTGAGTTGAATGCCGATGACGTACGTTTCAGCTTCGAACGCATGCTTGACCCTGCCAACCCATGGCACAAGGTGGCGCAAAGCGGTTTTCCCCACGCACAATCCTTGCAGTTGCCTGAGCTGATCAAAAAAATTGAAACTCCGGATCCGCTGACCGTGCGCTTCACCCTGAGTCGCCCTGATTCGACCTTTTTGCCAGCGCTGAGCATGGGCTTTGCCTCGATCTACTCGGCCGAATATGCCGACAAGCTGATGAAAGCAGGCACACCGGAGCTGATGAACAGCCAGCCGATAGGTACCGGGCCTTTTGTATTCAACCGTTTCCAGAAAGACGCGGTGGTGCGCTACAAGGCCAACCCGGACTACTTTGCCGGCAAGCCAGCCGTTGACGGGCTGATTTTTGCCATCACCCCGGACGCCAACGTGCGGCTGCAAAAATTGCGTCGCAATGAATGCCAGATTGCTCTCTCGCCCAAGCCGCTGGACGTCGCAGCTGCCGCCAAGGATCCAGCGCTGGCTGTAGCGCAGACCCCGGCCTTCATGACCGCGTTTGTGGCCATCAATAGCCAGCATCCACCGCTGGATAAACCCGAGGTACGTCAGGCCATCAATCTGGCTTTCGACAAGGACACTTATCTCAAGGCCGTGTTTGAAAACAGCGCCCAAGCGGCCAACGGTATTTACCCGGCGACCACCTGGAGTTATGCCAAAGACTTGCCGGGCTATGCCCACAATCCGCAAAAAGCCCGTGAATTGCTGGCCAGGGCGGGTCTGAAAAACGGCTTCAAAACCACGATCTGGACGCGCCCGACAGGCAGCGTGCTCAATCCCAACCCGAGCCTGGGCGCGCAGTTGCTGCAAGCCGACCTGGCCAAGGTGGGTGTGCAGGCCGATATCCGGGTGATCGAATGGGGCGAGCTGATCCGTCGCGCCAAGGCTGGCGAGCATGACCTGCTGTTTATGGGCTGGGCAGGCGATAACGGTGACCCGGACAACTTCCTCACGCCGCAGTTTTCCTGTGCGGCAGTGAAATCCGGAACCAACTTTGCGCGTTATTGCGACAAGGCGCTGGACGGTTTGATCAGCCAGGGCAAAACCCTGACCGATCAGGACAAACGCAGTGCTTTGTATCAAAAGGCGCAAGCGCAGATCCAGCAACAGGCACTGTGGCTACCGCTGGCCCATCCAACGGCCTACGCACTGACCCGTAAAGACGTACAGGGATATCAGGTGAGTCCGTTTGGGCGTCAAGACTTTTCAACAGTCAGCGTTAAGCCCTGA
- the rpmB gene encoding 50S ribosomal protein L28, whose product MSRVCQVTGKGPVTGNNISHANNKTRRRFLPNLQHHRFWVEEEKRFVRLRVSAKGMRIIDKRGITVVLAEIRRAGKI is encoded by the coding sequence ATGTCGAGAGTCTGTCAAGTTACCGGTAAGGGTCCGGTGACTGGGAATAACATTTCCCACGCAAATAACAAAACCCGTCGTCGTTTCCTGCCGAACCTGCAGCATCACCGCTTCTGGGTTGAAGAAGAGAAACGTTTCGTACGTCTGCGCGTATCTGCTAAAGGCATGCGTATCATCGACAAGCGTGGCATCACTGTCGTGCTGGCCGAAATCCGCCGTGCTGGCAAGATCTAA
- the radC gene encoding DNA repair protein RadC, translating to MSIRDWPAAERPREKLLQHGSGSLSDAELLAIFLRTGVSGKSAVDLARHLLSEFGSLRALLEADLRAFCLPLGLGPAKFSQLQAVLEMSRRHLAERLRRDSALESPQVVRDYLKSLLRHEPHEAFGCLFLDSRHRMLAFEVLFRGSIDSASVYPRQVVKRALAHNAAAVIFCHNHPSGISDPSQADRTLTKRLIQALDLIEVRVLDHFIVGDGQPLSMVERGWM from the coding sequence ATGAGCATTCGAGATTGGCCTGCGGCGGAGCGCCCGCGGGAGAAGCTTTTGCAGCACGGATCAGGCAGTCTTTCAGACGCCGAACTGCTGGCAATCTTCTTGCGCACCGGGGTTTCGGGCAAAAGTGCAGTCGATCTGGCGCGCCATCTGCTCAGCGAGTTTGGCAGCCTGCGGGCCTTGCTCGAAGCCGATCTGCGCGCATTCTGTCTCCCGCTCGGGCTGGGCCCGGCCAAGTTCAGCCAGTTGCAGGCCGTACTCGAAATGAGCCGCCGCCACCTGGCCGAACGCTTGCGCCGCGACAGCGCGCTGGAGAGCCCGCAAGTCGTTCGGGATTATCTCAAGTCATTGCTGCGTCATGAGCCACACGAAGCCTTCGGCTGCCTGTTTCTGGACTCCAGGCACCGCATGCTGGCCTTCGAGGTGCTGTTCAGGGGCTCGATAGACAGCGCCAGTGTCTACCCGCGCCAGGTGGTCAAGCGTGCCCTGGCGCACAATGCGGCAGCGGTGATTTTCTGCCACAACCATCCCTCGGGCATCAGCGACCCCAGCCAGGCTGACCGCACGTTGACCAAGCGCCTGATCCAGGCGCTTGATCTGATCGAAGTGCGGGTGCTGGATCATTTTATAGTCGGTGACGGCCAGCCGCTTTCAATGGTCGAGCGCGGCTGGATGTAA
- a CDS encoding cupin domain-containing protein has translation MSIASVVDFSTANTQAERFSPAPEKVLKGNPEQVIHNHYDSPCGQMNAGVWEGAVGQWTVNYTEHEYCEIVQGVSVLRDHEGNAKTLRAGDRFVIPAGFKGTWEVLEPCRKIYVVFESKA, from the coding sequence ATGAGCATCGCAAGCGTAGTCGACTTCAGCACTGCCAATACCCAGGCTGAACGTTTTAGCCCGGCCCCGGAAAAGGTGCTTAAAGGCAACCCTGAGCAAGTTATCCACAACCACTACGACAGCCCCTGTGGGCAAATGAACGCCGGGGTGTGGGAAGGAGCTGTGGGCCAGTGGACCGTCAATTACACCGAGCACGAATACTGCGAGATCGTGCAGGGCGTTTCCGTTTTGCGTGACCATGAAGGTAACGCCAAGACCCTGCGCGCCGGCGATCGCTTTGTCATCCCAGCGGGATTCAAAGGGACATGGGAAGTGCTGGAGCCCTGTCGGAAAATTTACGTAGTCTTTGAGAGCAAGGCCTGA
- the pyrE gene encoding orotate phosphoribosyltransferase, whose product MQAYQRDFIRFAIDRGVLRFGEFTLKSGRTSPYFFNAGLFNTGSALAQLGRFYAAAIVDSGISFDVLFGPAYKGIPLAATTAVALAEHHDRDLPWCFNRKEAKAHGEGGSLVGSPLEGDILIIDDVITAGTAIREVMQIIQAQGAKAAGVMIALNRQERGNGELSAIQEVERDFGIPVISIVSLNQVLQFLAEDETLKQYLPAVEAYRAQYGI is encoded by the coding sequence ATGCAAGCGTATCAGCGCGATTTCATCCGCTTTGCCATCGATCGTGGCGTTTTGCGCTTCGGTGAGTTCACCCTGAAGTCGGGCCGTACCAGCCCTTACTTCTTCAATGCCGGGCTGTTCAACACCGGCTCTGCACTGGCCCAGCTGGGGCGCTTCTATGCTGCCGCCATCGTTGACAGCGGTATTTCCTTCGACGTGCTGTTTGGTCCGGCCTATAAGGGCATCCCCCTGGCGGCGACCACTGCCGTAGCGCTTGCCGAGCACCACGACCGTGATCTGCCGTGGTGCTTCAACCGCAAGGAAGCCAAGGCTCATGGCGAAGGCGGTAGCCTGGTTGGCTCGCCGCTTGAAGGCGATATCCTGATCATCGACGACGTGATCACGGCCGGTACCGCTATCCGTGAAGTGATGCAAATCATCCAGGCCCAGGGCGCCAAGGCGGCCGGCGTGATGATTGCCCTCAACCGTCAGGAGCGCGGCAATGGCGAGCTGTCGGCGATCCAGGAAGTCGAGCGCGACTTCGGTATTCCGGTGATCAGCATCGTTTCGTTGAACCAGGTTTTGCAGTTCCTGGCCGAAGACGAAACCCTCAAGCAATACCTGCCAGCCGTTGAAGCGTACCGGGCGCAGTACGGGATTTAA
- the rpmG gene encoding 50S ribosomal protein L33, producing MRELIRLVSSAGTGHFYTTDKNKRTTPDKIEIKKFDPRVRKHVIYKEAKIK from the coding sequence ATGCGTGAATTGATCCGTTTGGTGTCGAGCGCTGGTACAGGCCATTTCTACACCACTGATAAGAACAAGCGCACCACTCCGGACAAAATCGAAATCAAAAAATTCGATCCGCGGGTTCGCAAGCACGTGATCTACAAAGAAGCCAAAATCAAGTAA
- the gmk gene encoding guanylate kinase → MTHSTGTLYIVSAPSGAGKTSLVKALIDVEPQIRVSVSHTTRAMRPGEVNGVNYHFVEREEFVKMIEHGDFLERAEVFGNLYGTSQSHLQQTLDEGHDLILEIDWQGAEQVRKLMPQARSIFILPPSQEALRQRLDNRGQDSDEIIDARMREAVSEMSHYVDYDYLIINDDFALALEDLKAIFRANRLQQKRQQQRFGKLLAELLG, encoded by the coding sequence ATGACCCACAGCACTGGCACCCTTTATATCGTTTCTGCTCCTTCGGGCGCAGGCAAGACCAGCCTGGTCAAGGCATTGATCGACGTTGAGCCGCAGATCCGGGTATCGGTCTCGCACACCACCCGTGCCATGCGCCCAGGTGAAGTGAATGGCGTGAACTATCATTTTGTCGAGCGCGAAGAGTTCGTGAAAATGATCGAGCACGGTGACTTCCTGGAACGTGCCGAAGTGTTCGGCAACCTTTACGGCACTTCGCAAAGCCACCTGCAGCAGACCCTGGATGAAGGCCACGACCTGATTCTGGAAATCGACTGGCAAGGTGCAGAGCAGGTGCGCAAGCTGATGCCGCAGGCGCGCTCGATCTTTATCCTGCCGCCGAGCCAGGAAGCCTTGCGTCAGCGTCTGGACAACCGTGGCCAGGACAGCGACGAAATCATTGACGCACGCATGCGCGAAGCCGTGAGTGAAATGAGCCACTATGTGGACTATGACTACCTGATCATCAACGACGATTTTGCCCTGGCACTTGAAGACTTGAAGGCCATTTTCCGTGCCAATCGCCTTCAGCAAAAACGCCAGCAACAGCGTTTTGGCAAATTACTGGCCGAACTGCTCGGTTAA
- a CDS encoding exodeoxyribonuclease III — translation MRIISVNVNGIQTAVERGLLSWLQAQNADVICLQDTRASAFELDDPAYQLDGYFLYACDAEVPAQGGVALYSRLQPKAVITGLGFETADRYGRYLQADFDKVSIATLLLPSGQNGDEDLNQKFKLMDDFARYLDKQRRKRREYIYCGSLYVAQQKLDIKNWRDSQQSPGFLAPERAWMDEIVGNMGYVDALREVSREGDQYSWWPDNEQAEMLNLGWRFDYQLLTPGLRRFVRSARMPRQPRFSQHAPLIVDYDWTLTI, via the coding sequence ATGCGGATCATCAGTGTGAACGTCAATGGTATTCAGACGGCAGTCGAGCGCGGTTTGCTCAGTTGGCTGCAAGCTCAGAATGCCGACGTTATCTGCCTGCAGGACACCCGTGCCTCCGCCTTTGAACTGGACGATCCAGCCTACCAGCTCGATGGCTACTTTCTTTATGCCTGTGACGCCGAAGTCCCCGCCCAAGGTGGCGTGGCTTTGTACTCGCGGTTACAGCCGAAAGCAGTCATCACCGGGCTTGGCTTCGAGACGGCCGATCGCTACGGGCGCTACCTGCAAGCCGATTTCGATAAGGTCAGCATCGCGACCTTGCTGCTCCCTTCGGGGCAGAACGGCGATGAAGACTTGAATCAAAAATTCAAGTTAATGGACGACTTTGCCCGCTACCTGGATAAGCAGCGTCGCAAGCGTCGTGAGTACATCTACTGCGGCTCGCTGTATGTGGCGCAGCAGAAACTCGACATTAAAAACTGGCGCGACAGCCAGCAATCGCCCGGCTTCCTGGCGCCTGAACGGGCCTGGATGGATGAGATTGTCGGCAACATGGGATATGTCGATGCCCTGCGTGAAGTCAGTCGGGAAGGTGACCAGTACAGCTGGTGGCCGGATAACGAACAGGCCGAGATGCTGAATCTGGGCTGGCGTTTTGACTACCAGCTGCTGACACCGGGCTTGCGCCGCTTTGTACGAAGCGCTCGCATGCCGCGTCAGCCACGCTTCTCGCAGCACGCGCCATTGATCGTGGACTACGACTGGACACTGACTATCTAA
- a CDS encoding DUF4870 domain-containing protein translates to MSELDLSTPKPGRDARKWAMFCHFSAFLGMWFPFGSLIGPLILWQVKRESDPFIDDQGKEALNFQITVAIASAICYVLMFVLIGFALLGLVLIGAVVLVVIAGVKANDGVVYRYPFTWRPIK, encoded by the coding sequence ATGAGTGAGCTGGATCTTTCAACACCCAAACCGGGCCGCGACGCCCGGAAATGGGCGATGTTCTGTCATTTTTCGGCGTTCCTCGGGATGTGGTTTCCGTTTGGCAGCCTGATCGGCCCGCTGATCCTGTGGCAGGTAAAGCGCGAGAGCGACCCGTTTATTGACGACCAGGGCAAGGAAGCACTGAACTTCCAGATCACCGTGGCGATTGCTTCGGCCATTTGCTATGTGCTGATGTTCGTGCTGATCGGCTTTGCGCTGCTGGGCCTGGTACTGATTGGCGCGGTAGTGCTGGTGGTGATTGCAGGGGTCAAGGCCAATGACGGGGTGGTGTACCGTTATCCCTTCACCTGGCGGCCGATCAAGTAA
- the dut gene encoding dUTP diphosphatase, producing the protein MHALQAKILDPRIGNEFPLPQYATPGSAGLDLRAMLKEDTVLEPGQTLLIPTGLSVYIGDPGLAALILPRSGLGHKHGIVLGNLVGLIDSDYQGELMVSCWNRGQTAFNITIGERIAQLVLVPVVQAHFELVEEFDESQRGAGGFGHSGKL; encoded by the coding sequence ATGCACGCTTTGCAAGCCAAAATCCTCGACCCTCGCATTGGTAACGAATTCCCGCTGCCGCAGTACGCCACTCCTGGCTCTGCCGGCCTGGACCTGCGCGCCATGCTTAAAGAAGACACCGTTCTGGAGCCGGGCCAGACACTGCTGATCCCCACCGGCCTGTCGGTGTACATCGGCGACCCGGGCCTTGCCGCCCTGATCCTGCCGCGCTCGGGCCTGGGCCATAAGCACGGTATCGTACTGGGGAACCTGGTCGGCCTTATCGACTCTGACTATCAAGGCGAACTGATGGTGTCGTGCTGGAACCGTGGCCAGACCGCCTTCAACATCACCATCGGCGAGCGTATCGCTCAACTGGTGTTGGTGCCGGTAGTGCAGGCGCACTTTGAGCTGGTCGAAGAGTTCGACGAAAGCCAGCGTGGCGCTGGCGGTTTTGGCCACTCCGGCAAGCTCTGA
- a CDS encoding I78 family peptidase inhibitor, with amino-acid sequence MSSLNTLKRLLLTTSVLLGFCSMPAMAEEDGKCKTVAINFLVAPEATPALLEMLRRESGATELRVERPGIGYTREHNADRLRVVVDENNLMQSYMCG; translated from the coding sequence ATGTCCAGTCTGAATACTTTGAAACGCCTGTTGTTGACCACCAGCGTCCTGCTGGGGTTTTGCTCCATGCCCGCGATGGCTGAGGAGGACGGCAAGTGCAAAACGGTTGCGATCAATTTTCTGGTTGCGCCTGAGGCGACGCCTGCTTTGCTGGAGATGCTGCGCCGGGAGTCCGGGGCAACCGAGTTGCGTGTCGAGAGGCCGGGCATAGGCTACACCCGAGAGCACAACGCAGACCGCCTTCGCGTGGTCGTCGACGAAAACAACCTTATGCAGAGCTATATGTGCGGCTAA
- the coaBC gene encoding bifunctional phosphopantothenoylcysteine decarboxylase/phosphopantothenate--cysteine ligase CoaBC encodes MQRLYRKRIVLGVGGGIAAYKSAELVRRLLDQGAEVRVVMTRGGSEFITPLTMQALSGHPVHLDLLDPAAEAAMGHIELAKWADLVLIAPATADLIARLAQGLANDLLTTLVLATDATVAIAPAMNQAMWRDPATQANTRLLESRGLRVFGPASGSQACGDVGFGRMLEADDLVSCAAECFQRQVLTGKHVLITAGPTQENIDPVRYITNHSSGKMGFALAEAAVEAGARVTLITGPVHLPTPDRVTRIDVVSARDMLAACEAAIPCDVFIASAAVADYRPEVIAPQKLKKDPTKGDGLLLQMVRNPDILATIASRPDRPFSVGFAAETENLLDYAARKLKDKNLDLIVANDVANPSIGFNSEENACSVIDRELHATVFAQTSKGKIARQLVTFIAERLNQV; translated from the coding sequence ATGCAGCGGCTGTATCGAAAACGCATTGTTTTGGGCGTCGGCGGCGGCATCGCGGCTTACAAGAGTGCAGAGCTGGTTCGCCGTCTACTGGACCAAGGCGCGGAAGTAAGGGTTGTCATGACCCGTGGCGGCAGCGAATTCATCACGCCTCTGACCATGCAGGCGTTGTCCGGGCACCCCGTTCATCTGGATTTGCTCGACCCTGCGGCTGAAGCGGCCATGGGGCATATCGAGCTGGCCAAGTGGGCCGACCTGGTACTGATTGCACCTGCAACCGCTGACCTGATTGCCCGCCTTGCCCAAGGCCTGGCCAATGACCTGCTGACCACCCTGGTGCTCGCCACGGATGCCACGGTTGCCATCGCTCCGGCGATGAACCAGGCCATGTGGCGCGACCCGGCTACCCAGGCCAATACCCGGTTGCTCGAAAGCCGCGGCCTGCGCGTGTTTGGCCCGGCCTCCGGAAGCCAGGCCTGTGGCGACGTGGGCTTTGGCCGCATGCTCGAGGCGGATGATCTGGTGAGCTGCGCCGCCGAGTGTTTTCAGCGTCAGGTGCTAACCGGCAAGCACGTGCTGATCACCGCAGGCCCTACCCAGGAAAACATCGACCCGGTGCGCTACATCACCAACCACAGCTCCGGAAAAATGGGCTTCGCCCTGGCTGAAGCAGCAGTGGAAGCCGGCGCCCGTGTGACCCTGATTACCGGCCCGGTACACCTGCCGACCCCGGATCGCGTGACCCGTATCGACGTGGTCAGTGCCCGTGACATGCTCGCAGCCTGTGAGGCGGCGATCCCCTGTGACGTGTTTATAGCGTCTGCTGCTGTTGCAGACTACCGCCCGGAAGTCATTGCCCCGCAAAAACTAAAGAAAGACCCTACCAAGGGTGACGGCCTGTTGCTGCAAATGGTGCGCAATCCAGACATTCTGGCCACTATCGCTTCACGCCCTGATCGCCCTTTCAGTGTCGGCTTTGCCGCAGAAACCGAGAACTTGCTCGATTACGCTGCGCGCAAGCTCAAAGACAAAAACCTCGACCTGATTGTCGCCAATGATGTGGCCAACCCCAGCATCGGTTTCAACAGCGAAGAGAACGCCTGCAGCGTGATCGATCGCGAACTGCACGCCACCGTATTTGCCCAGACCAGCAAGGGCAAGATTGCCCGCCAGCTGGTCACTTTTATCGCCGAACGTCTGAACCAGGTTTAA
- the argB gene encoding acetylglutamate kinase: MTLERDAASNVAKVLSEALPYIRRYVGKTLVIKYGGNAMENDDLKTGFARDIVLMKAVGINPVVVHGGGPQIGDLLKRLSIESHFIDGMRVTDSQTMDVVEMVLGGHVNKEIVNLINRHGGSAIGLTGKDATLIRAKKMVVTRQTPEMTKPEIIDFGHVGEVIDINTDLLHMLTKGDFIPVIAPIGVGANGESYNINADLVAGKVAEALKAEKLMLLTNIAGLMDKEGKVLTGLTTAQVDDLIADGTIYGGMLPKIRCALEAVQGGVTTAHIVDGRVPNAVLLEIFTDTGVGTLITNSKPA; encoded by the coding sequence ATGACCCTCGAACGTGATGCCGCCTCCAACGTCGCCAAGGTTTTGTCCGAAGCGCTGCCCTACATTCGCCGTTACGTCGGCAAGACGCTGGTGATCAAGTACGGCGGCAACGCTATGGAGAACGATGACCTGAAAACCGGCTTTGCCCGTGACATCGTGCTGATGAAGGCCGTGGGTATCAACCCGGTCGTGGTCCACGGTGGCGGCCCGCAAATCGGTGATCTGCTCAAGCGTTTATCCATCGAGAGCCATTTTATCGACGGCATGCGCGTGACCGACTCGCAAACCATGGATGTGGTGGAAATGGTGCTGGGCGGCCATGTGAACAAGGAAATCGTCAACCTGATCAACCGCCACGGCGGCAGTGCCATCGGCCTGACCGGTAAGGACGCGACGCTGATTCGCGCCAAAAAGATGGTCGTGACCCGTCAGACGCCGGAAATGACCAAGCCGGAAATCATCGACTTCGGTCATGTGGGCGAGGTCATCGACATCAATACCGACCTGCTGCACATGTTGACCAAGGGTGATTTCATCCCGGTTATCGCGCCAATCGGTGTGGGCGCCAATGGCGAATCCTACAACATCAACGCCGACCTGGTGGCGGGCAAGGTTGCCGAAGCCCTCAAGGCCGAGAAACTGATGCTGCTGACCAACATCGCCGGCTTGATGGACAAGGAGGGCAAGGTGCTGACCGGCCTGACTACCGCTCAGGTGGATGACCTGATCGCCGACGGCACCATTTATGGTGGCATGCTGCCAAAAATCCGCTGCGCGCTGGAAGCCGTGCAAGGTGGCGTGACCACGGCGCATATCGTCGACGGTCGCGTGCCGAATGCCGTACTGCTGGAAATCTTCACCGATACCGGTGTGGGTACGCTGATTACCAACAGCAAACCGGCTTAA
- the rph gene encoding ribonuclease PH: MKRPSGRVADQLRPIRITRNYTKHAEGSVLVEFGDTKVICTVSVENGVPRFLKGQGQGWLTAEYGMLPRATGDRNQREASRGKQGGRTLEIQRLIGRSLRAALDMSKLGDITLYVDCDVIQADGGTRTASITGAMVALVDALKIIKKRGGLKGGDPIKQMIAAVSVGMYQGVPVLDLDYPEDSAAETDLNVVMTSSGGFIEVQGTAEGAPFQPEELNAMLALAQKGMNEIFALQQAALAD, from the coding sequence ATGAAACGTCCAAGTGGTCGCGTTGCCGATCAGCTCCGCCCGATCCGCATCACCCGCAACTACACCAAACACGCAGAGGGTTCTGTACTGGTCGAGTTCGGTGACACCAAAGTCATCTGCACCGTCAGCGTCGAGAATGGCGTACCGCGGTTCCTCAAAGGCCAGGGCCAGGGCTGGCTGACTGCCGAATACGGCATGCTGCCACGCGCCACCGGCGACCGTAACCAGCGCGAAGCCAGCCGCGGCAAGCAAGGCGGGCGCACCCTGGAAATCCAGCGCCTGATCGGCCGCTCCCTGCGTGCTGCACTGGATATGTCCAAACTGGGCGATATCACTTTGTACGTCGACTGCGACGTAATCCAGGCTGACGGCGGCACCCGCACTGCCTCGATCACCGGCGCCATGGTTGCTCTGGTCGACGCCCTGAAGATCATCAAGAAGCGTGGCGGCCTCAAAGGCGGTGACCCGATCAAGCAGATGATCGCGGCGGTATCGGTGGGCATGTACCAGGGCGTACCGGTACTTGACCTGGACTATCCTGAAGATTCGGCAGCCGAAACCGACCTCAACGTGGTGATGACCAGCAGCGGCGGTTTCATCGAAGTTCAGGGCACCGCCGAAGGCGCACCGTTCCAGCCTGAAGAGCTGAACGCCATGCTGGCACTGGCACAAAAAGGCATGAACGAAATTTTTGCCCTGCAACAAGCGGCATTGGCCGACTAA
- a CDS encoding YicC/YloC family endoribonuclease encodes MVHSMTAFARVESAGTQGTLSWELRSVNSRYLEPHLRLPESFRDLEGAVREALRQGISRGKLECTLRFTEETTGKPLQVDRERAAQLVAAAETIASLIKQPAALNPLEVLAWPGVLVADASDPQALNTQALALFKQGLQELKNGREREGAELARLISDRLTAIESDVETLRELVPQMLATQRQKVLDRFADMKAELDPQRLEQEMVLLAQKSDVAEELDRLSTHILEVRRVLKSGGAAGRRLDFLMQELNREANTLGSKAFDPRSTQAAVNLKVLIEQMREQVQNIE; translated from the coding sequence ATGGTGCACAGCATGACCGCCTTTGCCCGCGTCGAAAGCGCCGGCACTCAGGGCACCCTGAGTTGGGAGCTGCGTTCGGTCAACAGCCGCTACCTGGAGCCGCACCTGCGTCTGCCTGAATCTTTCCGTGACCTCGAGGGCGCGGTGCGTGAAGCGCTGCGCCAGGGCATCTCCCGGGGCAAGCTGGAATGCACTTTGCGTTTCACTGAAGAAACCACCGGCAAGCCGCTGCAGGTTGACCGCGAGCGTGCCGCCCAGCTGGTGGCCGCCGCCGAGACCATCGCCAGCCTGATCAAGCAGCCTGCCGCGCTCAACCCGCTGGAAGTCCTGGCCTGGCCCGGTGTTCTGGTAGCCGATGCCAGCGACCCGCAAGCCTTGAACACCCAGGCCCTGGCGCTGTTCAAGCAAGGCCTGCAAGAACTGAAAAACGGCCGTGAGCGCGAAGGCGCGGAACTGGCCCGCCTGATCAGCGATCGCTTGACCGCCATCGAAAGCGATGTCGAAACCCTGCGCGAGCTGGTACCGCAAATGCTCGCCACCCAGCGTCAAAAGGTCCTCGATCGCTTTGCCGACATGAAGGCCGAGCTTGACCCCCAGCGCCTTGAACAGGAAATGGTTCTGCTCGCGCAAAAAAGCGACGTGGCCGAAGAGCTGGACCGCCTGAGCACCCATATTCTTGAAGTACGCCGCGTACTCAAGTCGGGGGGTGCTGCCGGGCGACGCCTGGACTTCCTGATGCAAGAACTGAATCGCGAGGCCAATACCCTGGGCTCCAAGGCATTCGATCCACGCAGTACCCAAGCGGCGGTCAACCTCAAGGTGTTGATCGAGCAGATGCGTGAACAAGTACAGAATATTGAGTAA